In the genome of Anabaena cylindrica PCC 7122, the window AAACCAGCTTATGAGTACAACCTTGAGAGAATTTATAGAAGCTTGTCAAAACTTAGGAAATGTTAGGCTCATTGTCACCAGCAGCGCCACTGTCTTAGAAGCAAGATGTAAAATAGAAAAACTATTTTATGCTGAATTGCTCAAAGGCAAATATGCAAATATGCACACTGATGACTTTGAATTTCACTTGAACATGGACAAAATTACTCAAGTGAAATTTGAAACAGGTGAAGCAAAAAGAGGCAACTTTACAACTTACGCAATTCGGCTTTTAGATGAAAAACAAGAACCTGCATTAAGCATATTCCTACAATGGGGTAAACCCGGAGAATATGAACCAGGTCAAGTAGAAAATTGGCAAACTTTACGAGAGAAATATGGAGAAGTTTGGCAACCTTTACCCATCGAAACCTTGTAATTTAATATCTAAATCCCCTCGTTCCCAGTCTCTGACTGGGAATGCTCATTAGAGGCTCCACCTCCCTTAACCAAATAATATATGTTCAAAAACGTAAGTTTCAATTTTTTCTTTTACTTCTAAAGAAATTTAGTACTGGTGATTAGACAGTGACCTGTGGTAACTTAAGTTAAGTAAAGTACTCAGTACATAACTAAACAGGTTCTTTATGAATGAATGGAAAATTATTGAATCTCTGCCTGGCAAAATTGTCACTCAGGAAGATTCACGCATCAAAGGAAGTTGGATAGCTCCCTTGCTTCTGGTGCTTCCTGGTTTAGTGCCAATTTGGTTGGGGATACCAATTTTACCTGCAACGCTTTTTTGCCAACCTGTAGGCATAAGTTCACTCCAGTGTAAAAAAAAGCAAGAATTTTTGGGAATTCCCATTCAAAGCCAATCGTATACCCAACCAGCATCAAAGCCCAAGCCTAGCATTTGGAAGTTTGAATCAAACGGTAAAATCACCACCCATAAGTTAGGTAAATGCTTTGCAGAATACACGTTTAAAGATATTGCTGGGGTGGAAATAGAAACTCTGGAAGAAGGCAAGAATGCCAATAATATCTGCCGTTATCGAGTCAACTTAGTTACAATTAATGGAAAAAGATTACCCGTTTCCGAGTTTATTAGTGAAGACTTAGATGCAACTAACACCAGTTATGCAAAAATTAGGGCTAACCAAGTGAGCGATCGCTTACGTCAGTTTACCAAATTTCCTGCTGTACAATAAGACTATTTGTCACAATTTGTTTTGTGGACAGATTAAAAAAGTAATTTTATGTTTTTTATCAGAGTGCTTTGGAGTTTTTGCTTAACACTTTTTCTTTTACTAGGAAATGGGGAAGCACAAGCTGGCGAATTAGCAACCCGATTAGCAAACTTTCCGCAATGGGAAAAATTAACATCAGTCAAAACAGCCAAAGGTGATTTAGTATATCCTAATTGGATGTCTGGAACTTGGCAAGTTACCAGTACCTTAGTAGATTTAGCCGCACCTTTAGCACCAGATATCATTACACCAGGTTTTGAAGGAAATCTTCGTCAACTAAATCAACCTATTACTTTTTTAGTCAGATTTGTAAAAATTAAACCGCAAATCTCAGGTTTAAAACTTATCCCCAAAGTAGATAATCAATCACAAATATTAGTAGCTGATAGAGTATTTAACAGCTTGAATTTATCCAGAGCTTATTTAGGAAATGATGCAATTTTATCAATTAGAATAGATCCAGAATCTCCTAATCGTCAAATTACATTTTTACGTGGTAAACGTCAATTAGTTTCTATTGTTACCGCCCGCGCCACCGAAAATACACCTGATCATAAATTTATTACCACGGAAGTATTTCAACAATTATTTAAAGGTAGTTCTCGTCCCTATTTCAATATCGTAGAATCTACAACCGCTTACCGTCAACTTTCGACATCTAACCCAGCAATTGAAGCAGATCAAGTTACTGCTGTTTACCTTTCTCCCCAAGATCCTGATTATTTTACCGCAGGTTCTCGACCAGTAGCACTTTATCGTTATCATCTCGACTTTTTCCCCTTAGTACAACCAAATACTTCTCAAGAATGATTTCATTGTTTCACTATTGACAGATTTGTATTACAAATGTAGCATGAGTATTCCCAGCTAGAACTCATGCCTTGGGATAGTGTGTATTATGGCGAACTTTCGAGACATTATTAATTATTTTTCTCCCTATTGGAAGCTGAGTATTTTCAGCATTACTGCATCTAGTCTTTACGAAATTATTGATTTAATTGTACCTTATGCAATTGGACAAATTTTAAATGTTTTGTCTAATCAACCTTTGGATAAACCAATACAAAGCGCGATAACTAGTTTTTCAGATATCACGAATTATCCAGTTAGTCAGACTTTATCATTGACTGTATTACTGGGACTAATATTTATTGTTACCGTAGTCAGAGCGCCTACGCAACCTTGGTTAACTAGTTGGTTTCATTGGGATATAGCTTTAAGATCACGTCGAGATAAAAGCCAAACAGCTATCAGCAAAATTCTGGCACTTCCACTGGAATTTTATGATGAAAATAATCCTGGACGCATTGCTGGAAGAGTATCTAGAGGAATTTTTAACCACACTTGGGGTTATCCTGAAATTGCAGGACAATTGATTCCTAAACTTTTCCGTGTGATGGGAATATTTGTATTTATCGCTTTTATTGATTGGCAAATTGCTGGTTTATTTGTAATTTCCTTTGTTGTCATTCTTAGCTTTACTTTAAAACAATTAAAGAGGCTAGTTCGGTATGAATCAAATTTAGATAAATATATGGAGAATACCGAAAGCCGCACTTCTGAAATTATCACCAACATCAAAACCGTAAAAGCTTTTGCCACAGAATCGCAGGAACTAGAAAGACAAAAACAGCGGTTGCATCGAGAACTCATATCAGTCGATTATCGACTCCATAAAGGTTATGTTAAACTCGGCACTTGGCAAAGAACTGTTATCCAGTTTTGCATATTTATGATTCTTGGTTTGACTCTAGCAGCCACGGTAAATGGTAAAATTTCTCTAGGTCATTTTATTATGACTTTGACTCTTTCTAGTATGGCTTATTCTGAGTTAGAACCTATTAGCAACTTAGCAGAATCTTTCGCACGTCGCTATTCTGCTATGGTTCGATTTCACGAATTTCTGCAAACACCATCAGGAATAGATTCAGATGGACTTTTAACAGAGGTAAATCAGATAAATGCGCCATATAAATTTACTGGCAAAGTTGAATTTACTCAAATCAGTTTTGGATATGATAGCAATCATCAAGTTTTGCAAGAAATTAACTTGTTAATTGAGCCATATCAAACAGTGGCATTAGTGGGAAAGTCAGGTTCTGGTAAGTCTACTTTAATCAAATTGCTATTGCGCTATTTTGAACCACAAACAGGGCAAATTTTGATTGATGGTGAAGATATTCGCAGCTTAAATGTAGGTAAGTATAGACGCAGATTAGCGATCGTCCACCAAGAAGTAGACATTTTCAACGGTACAATTTTGGATAACCTCAAATATGGTAGACCAGAAGCGACCTTTGAGCAGGTGCAGGAAGCCTGTAGAATCGCCAGACTTGATGAAGTCGTTCAATACCTACCCCAGGGTTATTACACCCTTGTGGGGGAAAGAGGGGTACGGTTATCGGGGGGACAAAGACAGCGGTTAGGAATTGCTAGGGCGTTGTTGGTGGAACCAGACGTTTTAATTTTTGACGAGGCGACCTCTAGCCTAGATTATGAATCTGAGCGTTCAATTCAACTCGCTATGCGCTCAATTCAGGGAACTCGCACCACAATTATTATCGCCCACCGCCTCAGTACAGTCAGGGAAGCCGATAAAATCGTAGTTCTTGATCAGGGAAAAATTGCCGAAATCGGTAGCCACGCTGAACTATTGCTTCAAGAGGGCATTTACCACCGCTTACACTCCCTGCAAGAAACAGGAGACTTTATTGATTAATTTCCTAAAACCCTTTTGGAGCGAGCAATTTGGGGTTTATAGAAAAATCTTTTCTCCAACCCCTTGCCAGATTTAAAAACTGGTGCTATTGTTGTTAATCGTGGGACATAACGGGTCGATGTCCGAGTGGTTAATGGAGACGGACTGTAAATCCGTTGGTTTACGCCTACGCTGGTTCAAATCCAGCTCGGCCCACCACTTTTAGAGATGTGAGTTACAATAGCTGAGTGTCGAGTAAACTTCTCAGCTTTGTAACTTGTAACTCGCAATTTAAGTCAAGTTTCAGTTTTTTTTGCCCGTGTGGCTCAGTGGTAGAGCACACCCTTGGTAAGGGTGAGGTCACGAGTTCAATCCTCGTCACGGGCTTTTGGTAAGCTACGAAGTATTAAGGGTCTTAGCCAGTTGCATAAGTTGGCTGTAATCTACCAGTATCTCATTACTGATGGTAACTTGCATAGAACTTGTATAACTGGATTACTTATTAAAATAAGCTTATCTATAAAATCGTCTTATAAATTAACTGTCGTTTTGTAACTTCATCACGTATATCAGCTAACTACTCACGCCATATTGACCTGTAATGCCTCTGTTTTGAGTTTCAGGTACTTGGTTACTTGTATTCGTAAAGACTTAACTGGATGGAACGAAATAAGGGTTAGAAGTCTACATCAAGGTCTACATTGGACTAAAAAGACAAGACCGAGGGCTGAAATATGCGTTTGAAGTTATTCTGTTAGTTTAAATTAGGACTTACGCAAGATTGAACTCAAAAGCTTATCGTCCTAACACACCCTACAAATCCGCTGTAATTTATTTTTTGTATTTCCTAAGTCATACATTTTTTATGGCTGATGACTACGGCGAATTTCTGTAATTTGATCTGCTACATCTAGTAGAGATTTCGATATTTCTGTCCCAGTGAGAATGATATCAACATGAGGAGGGCGTTTGGCGAGAAACTCTAAAACCTCTACTTCTGAAATTAAGCCGAAGTTGATAGCTAAACTTAACTCATCTAAAACAAAGAGAGAATACTTGCCTTCAGATACGACTTTTTGTGTATACTGCCACAAATGTTGTAAAGCTTGGCATTCCGTTTCGTCCAAGTGAGGGGTATCAATACAACGGGGTAAGTCACAGCGAATCCAATCTAAATTTTGAACCATTTGAATAGGCTTATCATGTCCTTGACGAATACCACCTTTGAGAAACTGCACTATTAATACTGGTGTACCTTGACCTGCTATTCTCAGCGCTTGTGCCATAACGCTTGTGAAAAAGTTACGATGGGGACTAGTGAAAACTTGTAATAGTCCCTCAACTGAATATGGTAAGCTGAGAGTCGAATTGATACTTGGGGTTTCTAGTTGTGCAACCATAATTTTAAGTTTAGAAAGTCACAATAAATTAAATAGTTTTTGTGGAGAGTAGTAATCGTAAACCTAAGCTGTATAATCAATCTGTTTTGTACAGGTCTAGTGTATTTCATGATTGCCATTATTTTAGTCAAACACTAGATTTATTCTGAAGTCAAGAGCTATTTTGATTTACATTTTTGTTTTTCTTGCCTGAAGGTAGTTGTAAAAATAAAAACAAATAATTGGCAGTATTTATCAATTAAAACTCTGGGCTAGGGGCTGAAAATCATTAAAAAAGTAGATTTATCATTTTATTTGGGCAAAACAGAGTTAGGTGGCAGTGAATTTAAGATGATGAGGAGTGAATGATTGTGAGATTGGTGATTTTAGGAGGTTCGGGATCTGGAAAAAGTACTCAAGCACAAAGGCTGTGCAAATACTTTGGTGTTCCGCTGATTTCTACAGGTGAGATTTTACGAGACGCTATCTCTGGTGATACAACAGGCAATGGCTATGGTGAACTTAATGATTTAGGACGTAATGCCCAGCCTTACGTGATCAGAGGGGAATTAGTCCCAGATGAAATGATGATTGAATTTATCAAGGTGCGTCTGAGTCAACAGGATGCTAATTGTGGTTGGGTATTAGAGGGCTATCCTCGCACGGCTTTTCAAGCGGAAGAATTGGATTTTTTATTGGACAATTTGGGAGAAAAGCTAAATTGGGCAATATATCTGCAAGTACCACAGGTGGTGATGGTTAGCCGTTCATTAGGGCGATCGCTCCCAGATGATCAACCAGAGATTGTACAGCGGCGTGTAGAGCTATTCTACGATCGCACAATTCCTATCTTAGAATATTATGACCGTCGTCGTCGTTTATTAACTATTAATGGTGACGATTCCCCAGAACAGGTACAGCATAATATTCTAACTTTACTAGGATGATAGGAGGAGGCAGGGAGCAGGGGAGCAGGGGAGCAGGGAGCAGGGGAGCAGGGAGCAGGGGAGCAGGGGAGCAGGGAGCAGGGGAGCAGGGGGCAGGGGGCAGGGGAGCAGGGGAGCAGGGGGCAGGGGAGCAGGGGGGCAGGGAGCAGGGGCAAGGGGAGCAGGGGCAGAAGATAAATACTTTCTTATCTCACCAATCACCAATCACCAATCACCAATCACCAATCACCAATCACCCGTGATTCTGCGGTAATGTAAAAGGCAGAATGGAAAATTTTTGAGGCAACTTGAATGACTTGGCAGCGTCCAGATGCTCGAAATCCCTACGAACTCCGCCCACTGAGTTTTTATCCTAATTTTACCCGCTTTGCTGCTGGTTCGGTTCTGGCAAAATGCGGTGATACTCAGGTACTTTGTACTGTTAGCGTTGCTGAGGGCGTGCCTAGATTTTTAAATGGGACTGGTAAAGGTTGGTTAACGGCTGAGTACCGGATGTTGCCATCTGCTACACAGCAACGACATGAAAGGGAATTGTTGAAATTATCCGGACGGACACAAGAAATACAACGTTTAATTGGCAGGAGTTTAAGGGCTGCTTTAGATTTTGAGGTGTTGGGAGAACGGACGCTGACTGTAGATGCTGATGTGTTACAAGCAGATGCGGGGACAAGGACAACAGCGATTACAGGGGGTTTTATAGCTTTAGCTCATGCCATTTCTCAATTATTGCAGCAGGGGGTGTTAGAGCGATCGCCTTTTTGCGGACAAATAGCAGCTGTTTCTGTCGGCTTATTGGAGAAAGAAGCGTTTTTGGATCTTAATTATATTGAAGACGTAGCCGCATCTGTAGATTTTAATGTAGTCATGAATCAAAACCTGGAAATTATTGAAATCCAGGGAACAGCAGAGGAAGGCAGCTTTAACCGTCAGCAGTTAAACCAGTTGCTGGATGTTTCAGAAAAAGGAATTCAGGAATTATTAATTGCCCAACGGAATGCAATACCTGACTGGAACACGCTGTTTATAGGAAATTGAGATGCAATATTTCCCGTCAATGGTCAGTTTTGGTGAATACTGACTAATATTAAAAGTTAATACTTATGGCGGTAAAGTTGCAACCAACAAGAAATCAAAAGCAATGGTGGGTTATCCGCTGTTTTGCTACAGTGCTGCTTTTTGGTCAAATCTCGTTACATATAATTCAAGGAAAAACTTACCACCGGAAAATTTTGGAGCATATGGTGACTGCCGGGCCTGCTGCCCTCGCACCAGTTCTGCTAGTCAGTGGATTTGCTGGCATGATTTTCACCATTCAAACAGCCAGAGAATTAGTCAGATTTGGTGCTGTTGAGTCTGTGGGAGGTGCTTTTGCTTTAGCCTTTTGCAGAGAATTAGCGCCAATTTTAACTGCTAGTATTATTGCCGGACAAGTAGGTTCAGCATTTGCAGCAGAAATAGGGGCAATGCGAGTCACAGAACAGATTGATGCCTTGTATATGCTCAAAACTGACCCCATTGATTATCTCGTCATACCGAGAGTCATTGCTTGCTGTTTGATGATGCCTTTAATGATGATTTTTGCTTTAGTGATGGGTATTAGCGGGGGAACTTTTGCTGCATTCCAGTTTTATCGCGTTGAGCCAGAGACATTTTTAGAATCAGTGCGAGATTTTTTAGAACCTTCTGATATGTTGATTGTTTTGCTCAAGGGGTTTATTTTCGGGCTGATAGTTGCAGTCAATGGCTGTAGTTGGGGACTGACTACCAAAGGAGGCGCTAAAGAAGTAGGAGAATCGGCGACAACGGCAGTTGTGACTACTTGGGTAGCAATTTTTATGAT includes:
- a CDS encoding ChuX/HutX family heme-like substrate-binding protein produces the protein MSTTLREFIEACQNLGNVRLIVTSSATVLEARCKIEKLFYAELLKGKYANMHTDDFEFHLNMDKITQVKFETGEAKRGNFTTYAIRLLDEKQEPALSIFLQWGKPGEYEPGQVENWQTLREKYGEVWQPLPIETL
- a CDS encoding DUF6816 family protein, coding for MFFIRVLWSFCLTLFLLLGNGEAQAGELATRLANFPQWEKLTSVKTAKGDLVYPNWMSGTWQVTSTLVDLAAPLAPDIITPGFEGNLRQLNQPITFLVRFVKIKPQISGLKLIPKVDNQSQILVADRVFNSLNLSRAYLGNDAILSIRIDPESPNRQITFLRGKRQLVSIVTARATENTPDHKFITTEVFQQLFKGSSRPYFNIVESTTAYRQLSTSNPAIEADQVTAVYLSPQDPDYFTAGSRPVALYRYHLDFFPLVQPNTSQE
- a CDS encoding ABC transporter ATP-binding protein, encoding MANFRDIINYFSPYWKLSIFSITASSLYEIIDLIVPYAIGQILNVLSNQPLDKPIQSAITSFSDITNYPVSQTLSLTVLLGLIFIVTVVRAPTQPWLTSWFHWDIALRSRRDKSQTAISKILALPLEFYDENNPGRIAGRVSRGIFNHTWGYPEIAGQLIPKLFRVMGIFVFIAFIDWQIAGLFVISFVVILSFTLKQLKRLVRYESNLDKYMENTESRTSEIITNIKTVKAFATESQELERQKQRLHRELISVDYRLHKGYVKLGTWQRTVIQFCIFMILGLTLAATVNGKISLGHFIMTLTLSSMAYSELEPISNLAESFARRYSAMVRFHEFLQTPSGIDSDGLLTEVNQINAPYKFTGKVEFTQISFGYDSNHQVLQEINLLIEPYQTVALVGKSGSGKSTLIKLLLRYFEPQTGQILIDGEDIRSLNVGKYRRRLAIVHQEVDIFNGTILDNLKYGRPEATFEQVQEACRIARLDEVVQYLPQGYYTLVGERGVRLSGGQRQRLGIARALLVEPDVLIFDEATSSLDYESERSIQLAMRSIQGTRTTIIIAHRLSTVREADKIVVLDQGKIAEIGSHAELLLQEGIYHRLHSLQETGDFID
- a CDS encoding P-loop NTPase family protein, coding for MVAQLETPSINSTLSLPYSVEGLLQVFTSPHRNFFTSVMAQALRIAGQGTPVLIVQFLKGGIRQGHDKPIQMVQNLDWIRCDLPRCIDTPHLDETECQALQHLWQYTQKVVSEGKYSLFVLDELSLAINFGLISEVEVLEFLAKRPPHVDIILTGTEISKSLLDVADQITEIRRSHQP
- a CDS encoding adenylate kinase family protein encodes the protein MRLVILGGSGSGKSTQAQRLCKYFGVPLISTGEILRDAISGDTTGNGYGELNDLGRNAQPYVIRGELVPDEMMIEFIKVRLSQQDANCGWVLEGYPRTAFQAEELDFLLDNLGEKLNWAIYLQVPQVVMVSRSLGRSLPDDQPEIVQRRVELFYDRTIPILEYYDRRRRLLTINGDDSPEQVQHNILTLLG
- the rph gene encoding ribonuclease PH; translation: MTWQRPDARNPYELRPLSFYPNFTRFAAGSVLAKCGDTQVLCTVSVAEGVPRFLNGTGKGWLTAEYRMLPSATQQRHERELLKLSGRTQEIQRLIGRSLRAALDFEVLGERTLTVDADVLQADAGTRTTAITGGFIALAHAISQLLQQGVLERSPFCGQIAAVSVGLLEKEAFLDLNYIEDVAASVDFNVVMNQNLEIIEIQGTAEEGSFNRQQLNQLLDVSEKGIQELLIAQRNAIPDWNTLFIGN
- a CDS encoding MlaE family lipid ABC transporter permease subunit, whose translation is MAVKLQPTRNQKQWWVIRCFATVLLFGQISLHIIQGKTYHRKILEHMVTAGPAALAPVLLVSGFAGMIFTIQTARELVRFGAVESVGGAFALAFCRELAPILTASIIAGQVGSAFAAEIGAMRVTEQIDALYMLKTDPIDYLVIPRVIACCLMMPLMMIFALVMGISGGTFAAFQFYRVEPETFLESVRDFLEPSDMLIVLLKGFIFGLIVAVNGCSWGLTTKGGAKEVGESATTAVVTTWVAIFMMDFVLALLLFEKPTF